Sequence from the Clostridium butyricum genome:
GCTTTTCCTGGTATAGGAGCTTCTATTCTTATCCCTGAAGCCGCAAGCCCTAATGCTATATCATCTGATAAATTTACTATTTTACTAACTTTAACTCCAGGACTTGGCTGAAGTTCAAATCTTGTTACAGATGGACCTTTGGTAACTTGAGTAACTTTAGCATCTACACCAAAATTAGATAATATTTCTTCAAGTTTATTTGCACTTTCAATAAGTTCTTTCTTATCACTGCTATTTAATTTTGTACTTGAATTTGTTTTTAATAACTCAAGACTTGGATGAACATATTCTTTTTCTTCTCTTTGCCCTTCCATTACATCTTGTATTTCTTTACTTACAACATCTTTAACATTTTCATCAAGTTTTTCTTTCTTCTGCTTATTTGTTTCTTTTGCTATAACTTTCTCAGGATAACTTTGTTTTTCATCCTGTTTATCAAGAAAACTATCAATTTGAATATCCGATGAAACTTCTTCTTTTATTGGTTCTGTTGCAATGTCATCTTCCTGTGCATTTTTCATAAAATCTAAAATTTTAATCTTTTTATCAACCTTAGATAGTAACTCTCTACTGCTTTTTTCACCATCATCAGATTCAGTTTTATCAACAATATTAATAAAACTGTCTCTATTCCTGGTTTTTTCAATTTTACTTGTGTTATTTATTTTTTCTCTTCTGCTCGTCTTAATTTTCTCTTTTGTATTATAGGCCTTAATTCCTAAATCATATAAAGTTATATCAAAAATCAAAGTAACCGAAATCACAGAAAAAGTAAATAAAATTACATAAGCTCCTAAGAACCCTAATAATCTGTATAAAGGATAACATACAAGATATGATATAATTCCACCATGTATAAATTCCGTATCACCGTATAAAATTTCTTTAAAACTTTCTATAAAATTATCAGGTGTATATGAACCTTGTATATTTAAAGTTCCACATACCATCATAATAACAATAACCATTATTGTTATTCCAAAGAAACACTTGTCTAGCTGTATATTTCCCCTTGTTTTTATATACTGAAATCCAAAATATATAAGATATATGGGTAATGCATACATTCCAACGCCGATAGCTGCACATACAATAGTCTGAGCTATAGTTGAAAGTGCACCAGCAAGATCTGTATAAATTGCTATAGCAAATATCACTCCAGTGGCCATATATATTATACCCGTAATATCTGGATTGCTATCACTTTTAACAGGAGCCTTTTTGCTTTTGCTGCCCTTCCCTTTCGTTTTAGTTCTCGCCAACTTTAATCACCTCTTCCTTTTTATTATTTCTACAAAATATAATTATTCCCTTTAATAAGATAACATTAAAAATAAAATACGACTATAGTTTTTTCTATAGTCGTATAAATTTAAATATACATTACTTCTCTTATTTAAGAAGTCAAATTTAATAATATAACTTACAACGTATTTTCTTTTATCATTAATTTCATATTATATATCATTCTTCTATAAGCTCTCTTAACTTTTTTATAGCTTCGCTTATTCCGCCAACTTCATCAATAAGACCACAATCCACAGCTTGCTTTCCAATCAGCATTGTTCCAACATCATTTAATAAATCATCAGTTTGAAGCATAAATTTTTCTAAAGTTTCTGATTTTATATTAGATGTCCTTACAATAAAATCATTAATTCTTTCCTGCATCTTTTTAAAGTATTCAAATG
This genomic interval carries:
- a CDS encoding FtsK/SpoIIIE family DNA translocase encodes the protein MARTKTKGKGSKSKKAPVKSDSNPDITGIIYMATGVIFAIAIYTDLAGALSTIAQTIVCAAIGVGMYALPIYLIYFGFQYIKTRGNIQLDKCFFGITIMVIVIMMVCGTLNIQGSYTPDNFIESFKEILYGDTEFIHGGIISYLVCYPLYRLLGFLGAYVILFTFSVISVTLIFDITLYDLGIKAYNTKEKIKTSRREKINNTSKIEKTRNRDSFINIVDKTESDDGEKSSRELLSKVDKKIKILDFMKNAQEDDIATEPIKEEVSSDIQIDSFLDKQDEKQSYPEKVIAKETNKQKKEKLDENVKDVVSKEIQDVMEGQREEKEYVHPSLELLKTNSSTKLNSSDKKELIESANKLEEILSNFGVDAKVTQVTKGPSVTRFELQPSPGVKVSKIVNLSDDIALGLAASGIRIEAPIPGKAAVGIEVPNRKQTAVFLREVLENEEFIESKKKLAFALGKDISGKCVVGDLSKMPHTLIAGATGSGKSVCINSLIISILYKYNPNEVKLLMVDPKVVELNVYNGIPHLLIPVVTDPKKAAAALNWAVNEMTKRYKLFADMGVRNMESYNELYNKGIIEQKLPYIVIIVDELADLMMVCPNDVEDYIGRLAQMARAAGMHLVIATQRPSVDVITGVIKANIPSRISFAVSSQIDSRTILDSSGAEKLLGKGDMLYYPVGESKPLRVQGCFISEEEVEQVISFIKSEQGEGTSYEEDIIEHINSAADSSSSGSHDGNDDVDELLNDAINIVVEFQQASTSFIQRKLRVGFNRASRIMDELEERNIISEKDGSRPRQVLVTKEQLLNEQNNEN